A DNA window from Leopardus geoffroyi isolate Oge1 chromosome A1, O.geoffroyi_Oge1_pat1.0, whole genome shotgun sequence contains the following coding sequences:
- the LOC123600318 gene encoding coagulation factor X-like, translating into MAGPRCLVLLSASLTCLLLLGDSVFLPPEHASSVLGRVRRANSFWEEMKKGNLERECMEETCSFEEAREVFEDTTKTTEFWNKYKDGDQCESNPCQNQGKCMDSLGGYTCTCLEGYEGKNCELSMRKACSLDNGDCDQFCSEEQGSVVCACASGYVLADDGKSCISTGPFPCGKRTPTRRKRSAETAHGGEGPSEASEADVQDQHPEDLPPTDSPLYLQPFNKTEASPVEDSSNLIRIVGGQNCPDGECPWQALLINEENEGFCGGTILSEYHVLTAAHCLHQAKRFKVRVGERDTGSEEGNEVAHEVDVIIKHNKFVRETYDFDIAVIRLRTPITFRRNVAPACLPQKDWAESTLMAQKTGIVSGFGKTHEKGRPSTILKMLEVPYVDRNTCKLSSSFTITQNMFCAGYDTNPEDACQGDSGGPHVTRFKDTYFVTGIVSWGEGCARKGKYGIYTKVTNFLKWIDKSMRARAGAQG; encoded by the exons ATGGCGGGCCCACGGTGCCTTGTCCTGCTCAGCGCCTCGCTGACCTGCCTCCTGCTCCTGGGGGACAGTG TGTTCCTTCCCCCGGAGCATGCCAGCAGCGTCCTGGGGAGGGTCCGCAGGGCCAACTCGTTTTgggaagagatgaagaaagggaaCCTGGAGAGAGAGTGTATGGAGGAGACGTGCTCGTTTGAGGAGGCCCGCGAGGTCTTCGAGGACACCACCAAGACG actGAATTCTGGAATAAATACAAAG ATGGAGACCAGTGTGAAAGCAACCCTTGCCAGAACCAGGGCAAATGCATGGACAGCCTTGGGGGATACACGTGCACCTGCTTGGAAGGATACGAAGGCAAAAACTGTGAATTGT CCATGCGGAAAGCCTGCAGCCTGGACAACGGCGACTGTGACCAGTTCTGCAGTGAGGAGCAGGGCTCCGTGGTGTGCGCCTGCGCCAGTGGCTACGTCCTCGCAGATGACGGCAAATCCTGCATCTCCACGG GGCCTTTCCCCTGCGGGAAACGCACTCCGACGCGCAGGAAGAGGTCAGCCGAGACCGCCCATGGCGGTGAGGGTCCCTCTGAAGCCTCTGAAGCAGACGTGCAGGACCAGCACCCTGAAGACCTGCCTCCCACCGACAGCCCTCTGTACCTGCAGCCCTTCAACAAGACGGAGGCCAGCCCCGTGGAGGACTCAAGCAACCTGATCCGGATCGTGGGTGGGCAGAACTGCCCAGACGGCGAGTGTCCCTGGCAG GCCCTGCTCATCAACGAAGAGAATGAGGGGTTTTGCGGCGGCACCATCCTGAGCGAGTACCACGTCCTCACTGCAGCGCACTGTCTGCACCAGGCCAAGAGATTCAAGGTGAGGGTAG GTGAACGGGACACGGGCAGCGAGGAGGGCAACGAGGTGGCGCACGAGGTGGACGTGATCATCAAGCACAACAAGTTTGTCCGGGAGACCTATGACTTCGACATCGCTGTCATCAGGTTGAGGACGCCCATCACCTTCCGCAGGAATGTGGCCCCCGCCTGTCTGCCCCAGAAGGACTGGGCCGAGTCCACACTCATGGCGCAGAAGACAGGCATCGTGAGCGGGTTTGGGAAGACTCACGAGAAGGGCCGGCCATCCACCATCCTCAAGATGCTGGAGGTGCCCTACGTGGACAGGAACACGTGCAAGCTGTCCAGCAGCTTCACCATCACCCAGAACATGTTCTGCGCCGGCTATGACACGAACCCCGAGGATGCCTGTCAGGGGGACAGTGGGGGCCCCCACGTCACCCGGTTCAAGGACACCTACTTCGTCACCGGCATCGTCAGCTGGGGAGAAGGATGCGCACGGAAAGGGAAGTACGGCATCTACACCAAGGTCACCAACTTCCTCAAGTGGATCGACAAGTCCATGAGGGCCAGGGCCGGGGCCCAAGGCTGA